Genomic segment of Candidatus Sulfotelmatobacter sp.:
GCGAGCCGCCGGAGTCCGGCGCCCGCCGCCGGCCAGCGCCGCCGCACCGTCAGCGCGATCGCGAGCACGGTAAGCAAAGTGATCGGGAACACGTTGCGGCGCGCCAGCGCCACGATCGCCTTGACCGTCATCGGCGCGGCGAAATTGGCGAAGGTCGGATGCTCGGCGACGTTGGCCATGGCCAGATAGTGAAGTGCCCGGCCCGAGACCGGCATCAGCTCCCCGGTCAGGCGACTCTGGTAGACCAGCCACGGCGCGTACACCAGCGTCGCGGCGATCGCGAATGCCGCGCAGGCGGCGAGCGCCGGCCGCGACCGGCCGTCCCGCGCCCGGCTCCAGACCACGATCGCGACGATCCCCACCGGGACCAGCAGCGCCGAGTCGATGCGGGCGAACGACGCGAGCGCCACGCTCGCGCCCGCCACCGCCGCGCGCCGGATCCACGGGAAGCCGCTCGCCTCGCGCACGCGATCGAGCAGCGTCAACGAGATCACCACCGCGAGACAGGCGAGCGTCGTGTCCATCGCATTGAGCGAGGTCTGCAGGGCGTAGGGACTCAGCACCCAGGCGAGGCCCGCCACCGCCAGCGCGGATTCGGAACGCACGAACCGCCGCCACCACAGCAGCAGCACTGCAAGGCACAGCGCATCGCAAAGCGCCAGCATCACCAGCGCGAAGCGCACCGGCGGCAGCGTCTGATGGGACCAGATCGCGAACGCCGGTGACATCAGGAACGCGAACAGCGGCTGGACTCCGCTGGTGGGCGCCGTGCCATACAGGGGCCCTAGGCCGCGCGCCAGGTTGCGGGCCAGCGTCAGCGACAGATAGGCGTCGTCGGGAATGGTGAGGCCGTCGAGATAGCGCAGCGGCCGCATCGCGCCGGCGAGGCGCACCAACAGATCGAGCAGCGGCAGCACGAGCGGCAGCACCGAACGCCGGCGCGCCGTTGGGACCAAATCAGCGGGTGCGGATCCCGTCCCGATCGACATGCTCGACCAGCCGCTCCATGGCCTGATGCGGGGTCTGTTCGCGGTTCACGAGCGCGTTCACTGCCGCGTCCCAGTCGGATGGCGTGAGCCGCGCGCGGAAGCCCTCCCACAGCCGGGCGCGCAGCAGGTCGGCGAGGCGCTGCTCGAGCCGGCGGCGGCGGCGGCGCTCGAGCCCGGCATGGTCGGCGAGGTGCGCAAGGTGCTCCTCGAAGCGATCCACCACTTCGTCCACGCCCTGGCCGGTGGAGGCGGTGGTCATCAGCACCGGAGGGCGCCAGGCCGATGTCGTCGCGCGCATCTCGAGCGCGGCGTTGACGGCGAACGCGGCGCGCTCGGCGCCCTCGCGATCGGACTTGTTGATCACGAACAGATCGCCGATCTCCATCAATCCCGCCTTCATGGCCTGGATGCCGTCGCCGGATTCCGGCACCAGCACCACCGCGGTCGAGTCCGCGGTCTGTGCCACTTCCAGCTCGCTCTGTCCCACGCCCACGGTCTCGATCAGCAAGCGCGTGAAGCCGGCGGCGTCGAGCACGTCGCACGCCTGCGCGGTGTGCACCGCGAGTCCGCCGAGGCTCCCGCGGGTCGCCATCGAGCGGATGAAGGTGCCGTCGTCGCCCGACAGCTCGCCCATGCGCACGCGATCGCCGAGCAGCGCGCCGCCGCTGAACGGACTGGTGGGATCCACCGCGACGATGCCAACGGTTTCGCCGCGCTTGCGATAGAGCTGGGCCAGCCGGGTCACCAACGTGCTCTTGCCGGCGCCCGGCGGCCCGGTGATGCCGATGCGAAAGGCGCGGCCGCTCCGCCTGAAGCAGGCGTCGAGGATTTCCACGGCGCCTTCCGATTCGTTCTCGACCCGCGAGATCGCGCGCGCCAGGGCGACGCGATCCCCGGCGAGCATTCGCGAGACCAGGTCGGAATTCGAGGGTGTGTGGCTCACGGCGCGGGCGTCGCTCATCCCGCGGCGCGCGCCTGGGGCGCCGATTCGAGCACGCGCCCGGCGATGCGGCGGGCGGCGTCGGGGTGCGCGAGTCTCGCGCACGCCGCGCGCGCATGATCGAGCGCCGCGCGGTCCACCAGCCAGCGCTGCACCGCCGCGTCCACCTCGCCGACCGAATCGGCGTGCACCGCTGCGCCGCCCTTCTCGAGCCACTGGGCGTTGGCGACCTCCTGGCCGGGCGTGGGGCGGAAGATCACCATCGGCGTGCCCTTCACCAGCGCCTCGGAGCAGGTGAGCCCGCCAGCCTTGCTCACCACGAGATCGCAGGCCTCGAGCATGACGTCCACGTCGCCCCGGAATCCGTACGCGCGAATCCTTCCACCCGCGCCCGCCGACAGGGCGGAGACCTGGCGCAGCAGGCGCGCGTTGGTGCCGCACAGCACCAGCACCTGCGGAGTCGGAGGAAGCGCGGCAATGCGCTCCGCCAGCTCGGCCAGCGGCCCCACCCCCGCGCCGCCACCCATCACCAGCACCGCGGGCCGCGCCGGGTCGATGCTCAATCGCGCGCGCGCCGCGTCGCGTCCGATCCTCCGCGCGAAGCGCGGCTCGATCGGGATGCCGCTCACTTCGATGCGATCGGCGGCCACTCCGTGGCCCTGCAGCTCGCTCGCCACCTGTTCGCTGGCGACGAAGTAGCGGTCCACATGCGGAAACGCCCAGAACGGATGCGCGGTGAAGTCGGTGATCACGCAGTAGAGCGGCACCGTCATGCGGCCGTTGCCGCGGCGAG
This window contains:
- a CDS encoding glycosyltransferase, which translates into the protein MVKVPRFGRIELPVGLARRLQARVRVERRRWIARWRARSVGGGAVLFPTAGGGAVAIATLAGDVEHPPAGPRIAILHATAGSGHKRAAESLAEAFLEQRPDVLVREVDTLVFASRFYRDTYASTYNVMASRVPALWAALYHSSARPRVLRGTSPVRLAMDRLNLRRLVHVLEREHPDAVVCTHFLPVEVLSPRRGNGRMTVPLYCVITDFTAHPFWAFPHVDRYFVASEQVASELQGHGVAADRIEVSGIPIEPRFARRIGRDAARARLSIDPARPAVLVMGGGAGVGPLAELAERIAALPPTPQVLVLCGTNARLLRQVSALSAGAGGRIRAYGFRGDVDVMLEACDLVVSKAGGLTCSEALVKGTPMVIFRPTPGQEVANAQWLEKGGAAVHADSVGEVDAAVQRWLVDRAALDHARAACARLAHPDAARRIAGRVLESAPQARAAG
- the meaB gene encoding methylmalonyl Co-A mutase-associated GTPase MeaB; the encoded protein is MSHTPSNSDLVSRMLAGDRVALARAISRVENESEGAVEILDACFRRSGRAFRIGITGPPGAGKSTLVTRLAQLYRKRGETVGIVAVDPTSPFSGGALLGDRVRMGELSGDDGTFIRSMATRGSLGGLAVHTAQACDVLDAAGFTRLLIETVGVGQSELEVAQTADSTAVVLVPESGDGIQAMKAGLMEIGDLFVINKSDREGAERAAFAVNAALEMRATTSAWRPPVLMTTASTGQGVDEVVDRFEEHLAHLADHAGLERRRRRRLEQRLADLLRARLWEGFRARLTPSDWDAAVNALVNREQTPHQAMERLVEHVDRDGIRTR